Sequence from the Sphingobacteriaceae bacterium GW460-11-11-14-LB5 genome:
TGCAAACGGCTCATTGCTGGATTGACAAAGCGTTTTGGGTACTTTGGCGCTCCAAAGTACCATGCCGCCGCGGCATAGAGCGGAAAATAAATAAATATTGGTGTCGACACTCGATAGTTTTTTTAGAATGAGGGGAGCCTCCGTAGCATGACGATCGATCTAGAGAACGACGCTAAAAACAAATGTAAATTAACAGAAATGAGTCCATACAATAGGAAAGATCAGGAAAGAATGTTTAACTTTTATTAAAATTATTCCTTTATAAATTTGATATTTAAACATGAAAAAAATCTTCCTGTTTACCATCATCTTATTTTCTATCACTTTTCAGAAAGCCATGGCGCAAAATAAAATCGAAAATTTACCTGCTGTTTTAAATCATATTGCAGTTTATGTGGCTGATTTGAGCAAAGCAACCACTTTTTACGAAAGTGTGTTCAACCTTAAAATCATTCCCGAACCTTTTAAAGATAACCGCCATACCTGGTTTAGTTTAGGCTCAGCCGGACAATTACATTTAATCCAGGGTGCAAAAGGAAATGAAGTTTTCGATAAAAACGGACATTTATGTTTCAGTGTTCCATCTGTTGACGATTTTGTAAAAAAACTGAATGCCAAAAATATCAGCTTTGAGGATTGGGCCGGGAAAGAGAAAGGAATCACATTACGCGTAGATGGCGTAAAGCAGATTTATTTTAAAGATCCCGATGGACATTGGCTGGAAGTAAACGATGCCAGATAAATTTCCGGTAGCGCAGTGCTTTGTTTTAGCAAAACATTTCTATTTATTTCTTATCCCATAAGCTATGAAACTTAAATATTTTTATGCATTTATCCTGATCGTTGGTTTAATCACGCAATCAAAAGCGCAAAATGAAAAAGCTGAAGCAGATTTCAGGCAAATCATGGAGAAATTTAGTGCGGTAGGAGCTGCTGTAGCCGTGGTTAAAGATGGCAAGATCATTTATACCCATGCTTTTGGCTTAAAAGATTTAGAAAATAAAAAGCCTTTAACCGAGCAGGATATTTTCAGGATTGCTTCGATCTCTAAATCTTTTTCGGCAACATCCATTATGCAACTGGTAGAAGCAGGTAAAATTTCTTTAGATGATGATTTTGGTGATCTGGTGGGATTTAAAATCAGGAACCCAAAATTTCCAGATAACAAAATTACCTTAAAAATGGCTTTGTCACATACTTCAAGTTTAAACGATTCGCAGGGTTATTTAAACCTGGATGTGATTAATCCGGCTAAAAACCCAAACTGGGCCAAATGTTATAACGATTATGCTCCTGGAAGCAAATTTGATTATTGCAACCTGAATTTTAACCTGATTGGCACCATCATCGAAAAGAAATCGGGTGAACGCTTTGATAATTATGTGAAAAACCACGTATTGAAACCATTAGGACTTTACGCCGGTTATTGCGTCGATTCTTTAGATAGTACACGTTTTGTTAATTTATATGAGTATCATGCCGATACGAAGACTTATACACTCTCACCAATGGCATATGCGCCACGAAGGGCAGAAATTGCAAATTATATCATGGGTTATAGTACACCTGTTTTTTCACCCACAGGGGGCATGAAGATTTCGGCAACTGATTTAGCTAAATACATGATCATGCACATGAATTATGGTCGATCAAATGGTGTGCAGATCATTAGTAAAAAGAGTGCAAAAAAGATGCAGACTGCCTTAACTGATGAGGAAGGATATGGCCTTGCCATCAGGACTGCTGACCAGCTTATTCCAGGTGTAAAACTGAAAGGACATACAGGTTCAGCTTATGGCCTGTTCAGCACCATGTTTTTTAATCCGAAAGAAAAGTTTGGCTTCGTTATCATTACAAACGGTATAAACGCCACTTATACCGATGGCTTCCCTGATTTTAGCAGGGCGGCTATCAATAGTTTATATCAGGCCTTTATTAATTAAACTGAAATTAATTTTAAACCTATGAAGGGTTAAGAAAACGTTGATAAGCATTTCCGGATTTAATTTTTTCCATTGTTAAATATTCTTTTACAATAGAAAATTCCATGCTCTGGATCGCTTTAACTACCGATTTTAATTTTTCAGCTGTAATGCCTAATCTGGCTGCCCAATAATTGCGATCCTGCTCATCAGCGATCTCAATAAACTCTTTTCTGGCATTCATCGAATTAATTTGATATTCCATCTTTTACCGATTTTTTGGTTAGTTAATATGTGATTACAAACACCGCTAATTCTGATTTGGTTTTGGAGTTTTGCCAAAAGATTGTCAAATATAAAGCTACAAGGGCTTTAATAGTTAACGATTTGGATCGGAATCGAATGTTTATCTTAAACCAATTGCCAAACTGTTCTTGAAAATCGATTTAGGTGTGTCATTTAAAGCAGATATTTTTATCCTAAAAAAGAGTAACATTTTCCTTACAAAAACACTTGGTTTTGTCATTTAACATATTTATTATTGTATTGTAATATAATTTTTACAAATGTTAAGCCATCCCATACCTGA
This genomic interval carries:
- a CDS encoding glyoxalase, whose amino-acid sequence is MAQNKIENLPAVLNHIAVYVADLSKATTFYESVFNLKIIPEPFKDNRHTWFSLGSAGQLHLIQGAKGNEVFDKNGHLCFSVPSVDDFVKKLNAKNISFEDWAGKEKGITLRVDGVKQIYFKDPDGHWLEVNDAR
- a CDS encoding serine hydrolase, with product MKLKYFYAFILIVGLITQSKAQNEKAEADFRQIMEKFSAVGAAVAVVKDGKIIYTHAFGLKDLENKKPLTEQDIFRIASISKSFSATSIMQLVEAGKISLDDDFGDLVGFKIRNPKFPDNKITLKMALSHTSSLNDSQGYLNLDVINPAKNPNWAKCYNDYAPGSKFDYCNLNFNLIGTIIEKKSGERFDNYVKNHVLKPLGLYAGYCVDSLDSTRFVNLYEYHADTKTYTLSPMAYAPRRAEIANYIMGYSTPVFSPTGGMKISATDLAKYMIMHMNYGRSNGVQIISKKSAKKMQTALTDEEGYGLAIRTADQLIPGVKLKGHTGSAYGLFSTMFFNPKEKFGFVIITNGINATYTDGFPDFSRAAINSLYQAFIN